The following DNA comes from Paraburkholderia sp. PGU19.
GCGAGCCTGAATTATCGCTCGCGCGAAGGCCGTCATTAACTCTTCGTGGTTGATAGAGTCTTTCGCCGTCGGCGGGGTATTGGTGTCGGCGATCGACCGTGCGTTTGCATGCACTGCCCGATGACGAGCGCCTACGACGCGCTGCGGGCACCTACATGGCCCCACAGCGCGCGGTGCAAATCGACGTTCGATCCGCGACAGATGCAGAAGAGGCGCAGCCGCCGCTTCACTGACCGACAGGCGCGCAATCGCCGCGGCTCTGGCAATTGCTTTGCCGCTTTGCTTCCTGCGGATCATTGCCCGTATCGTGCACGCGGTAGTCGGCGCGATAGTAGTCGGCGTTCTGATCGATCTTCGCGAACGACGCCACGGGCGCGGCGAGGCCCGCCAAACCCGCGACAGCAAGAACAAACGCAAGGGTCTTCATTGTTCACCTCCTTGTTTGATCGTTGCGACAACAATCGACTGCGAGCGAGGCGCGATGGTTTGCAAACGTTGATGGCGGGCGTGATCCGATTCGTCAGTCGTTTGCGTGCGACGAACTGTCCGGCCTCATCGAAAAGGATAGTCGCTGCCTCGCCCCGTTGTTAGTTTTGGTGAGGCATAGCGAACACTTACGGCGCCTTCGTTTTTCCCGTGGGCGTCAACACCTGCACGAGCCCGTCCGTGTCCTTGACGATCAACGCCATCACGAGTTCGATGCCCGGCGCGAGCGTCGCGTTTGCGCCATCCACACGCTCGTTGACCCGCTTGAGCAACGGGTCGAGCGTCGTGCGCGCGTCCTGCAACTTTGGTTTGTTCAACGGAATAGCGCCGACCGCATCGGCGAGCTGCGACAACGCGCGCGGCACCGCCGACCACGCCTGATCGAGATGCGGCACTTCGTCGCCCACGCAGGTGTGCACGAGCGCCTGGCCGAACACCAGCACGTCCCGATGCAAGCGGCTCAGAAACGGCGGCACCTTGTCGATCGCGTCGGAACTGCCGCGCAGGATCGGCACGAACACATGCTCGCGCCCCGCCTCCTGCAGCGCGTCGGCAAGCGCCGTTTGCGCGGCGAGGCTGCGTTGCTCGAGACGTGCCATCTGCGCATCGTCCCGCGAGAACGCGAGCTTGTGCTCGATCATCTGGGCAAGCGTCTCCAGACATTCGCGCGCCTTCCGATGCGCGCCCTTCAACGCGCGGTTCGGCCACACCACCGTCGCGACGAACGCAGCCGCCGCGCCGATCAGAATTTCCGCCACGCGATGCAATGGCCGCACGAATGCCGAACCGCTATCGCCAGGCACAAGCACCACGATCACCAGCGTCACGCAAGCGAGCCGCAAGCCGGGCCGCGCGGCGGCCAGCGCCGCCAACGGCAGCAGCGCGACGGAGAACACCGTCAGCGGCTCGATGCCGCGGTCCATCACGACCAGCCCGATCCCGCCCACGATCCCACCGATACACGCGCCGATGATCTGGTCACGTGCGGTCGTGATGGCCTGCGTAAGACTGGGTTGCGTCACGACGATCATCGTCGTGATCAATGCCCAATAGCCTTCGGGCAGCCCCGCCAGCCTCGCGGCGCCGTAGCTGAGCACGCAGCCCGTCAGCGTGCGTCCGAAGCGGCGCGCTTCGGGCGCGCGCATCAGGTTCGTGAACCAGTCTTGCTGTTGAACGGTCATTCGGGTGTTTCCATCAAAACGCATGAAACGCGGGTTGGGAGAGTGCAATTTCCGCTCATTGGGGAACATGCCTTGCTCCCGTGACTCCCTTGTATTCGAAGGTCACTTGTCCTTACTCCGCTTACTCAGGAGCGTCATGCCGATGCAGCAAGCCCATGCCCGCCGCGTTCTCTCGACTACCCTCTGCGCCGCCGCGCTGCTCGTCGCTTATATGCCGCCAGGCACCGCACAAACACCGGCGGCCAATCAGGCTGGCGTTAGCGGCAACGCATCGCCCGTCGTGGCCGTGCCGCCGTCCGAGCTATACGGCGCGCTGTATCGCGATGTCGAACTCGCGCATCTCTACCCGGACAGCAAGACCTTCGCCGACATGGTGCCGAACGCGCCGCCGCAACAGATCGTCGCCGATTATGCCAGGCAGAAGGACGGCGCGCAGTTCGCGCTGAAATCGTTCGTCGAGCAGCGCTTCACGCTGCCCGCGCGCGAAACGAAGAACTATGTGTCCGACCCGAACCAGAGCATCACGGCGCATATCGACACGCTCTGGTCCGTGCTGCGGCGCGACCCCGATGCCAGCGCGAGCCCGTGGTCCTCGCTGCTGCCGCTGCCGTATCCGTACATCGTTCCCGGCGACCGCTTCGACGAAATTTACTACTGGGACTCGTACTTCATCATGCTCGGGCTGCGGCAGAGCGGCCGTGAAGAACTGCTGAAGAACGAACTCGACAACTTCGCGATCTTGATCGACCGGTATGGCCATATTCCGAATGGCAATCGCACGTACTATCTGAGCCGCTCGCAGCCGCCGTTCTTCGCGCAGATGGTGCGTCTTGCAGCCGATCGCGAGGGCGATCAGGTCTATCTGCGCTATCTGCCCCAGTTGCGCAAAGAATACGCGTACTGGATGGACGGCCACGACAAGATCGCGGCGGGCAGCGCTTACCGGCATCTCGTGCGCCTGCCCGACGGCACGCTCCTGAACCGCTATTGGGACGAGCGCGCCACGCCGCGCGACGAATCGTATCGGGAAGACGTCGCCACCGCGCAAGCGACGCCCCAGCGCAACGCCGAAGACCTGTGGCGCAATCTGCGCGCGGGCGGCGAAACGGGCTGGGACTTCAGCTCGCGCTGGTTCACCGACGGCAAGACGCTGGCGACGATCGAAGTCACGTCGCTGATTCCCGTCGATCTGAACTGCCTGCTCGTCGATCTCGAACGCACGCTGGCGAAAGCGTATCGCGTGCAGGGCGACGCTTCGCACGCGGAGAATCTCGAACAGCGCGCCGCCGCGCGCGCCGATGCGATCCGCCGCGTGCTGTGGGACCCGCAACTCGATGCATTCGGCGACTACGATTTCATCGCGCATCGGCTCACGCACCGGCTGAGCGCGGCGACTGTCTATCCGTTGTATGCGGGCGTTGCGACGAAAGCGCAGGCTGCCGCAGTCGCGGCGACGATTCGCGCGCGCCTGCTGCGTCCCGGCGGACTCGCGACCACGACGGTCAACACGGGCCAGCAATGGGACGAGCCGAACGGCTGGGCGCCGCTGCAATATCTCGCCGTGACGGGCTTGCGGCGCTACGGTCACGCGGACCTCGCGCAACAGATCGCCACGCGCTGGATCGGCACGAACGTCACGTACTACCAGCACACGGGCAAGCTGGTCGAAAAGTACGACGTCGATGCCAAGGCGGGTACGACGGCGGCGGGGGGCGGCGAGTATCCGTTGCAGGACGGCTTTGGCTGGACCAACGGCGTGCTGCGCACCCTGATGGCGATGTATCCCGACGCAGCAGGCCCGTCGACGCGCCCCGCCGATGTGCCTGCGGGCCCAGCGGGCGTATCCGAAGCAGCCTCGGCTGCAGCCGCAGCGCCGAAAACGACGCACCGTCTGCGCGCAACGCCCGCGCAGTGATCCGCGAACGCCGCCGAAGCGCCGTCTAACTGCTTGTTACGAAACTCGCACACATGTTGCACCTTCGGCATGGGCCGCCACGTACACTGCGCTCACGGTGTCCAGCGCGATTCGATGCACGACGCTATTGAAATCGGGCGCGCTGGCGCAACATCGGTTCGATCAAAACAAACGGGGTATCAGCATGACCGCTTTCGGGAAAGCCACACTCGCCGCCGCAACGCTCTTTCTTGCCATCAGCGGAACGGCGCATGCGGCCGGCTGCATCAAGGGCGCCGTGGTTGGCGGCGTCGCGGGACATTACGCGGGACATCACGCCGTGGTCGGCGCGGTGGGCGGTTGCATCGTCGGGCGGCATCTTGCGAAAAAGCACGCCGACGAACAGGCCGCGCAACGTCAAGCCATGCACGCCCAGTACCAGTAATGCCGGCAAGCCTGCGTGCGTCGCTCGAAATGGCCTTCGCGATTTAAGTCTGTCTTAATTGTCGCGGCTCATTATTCGTTCGCAGGCTTGTTTTTGGATCCCTGCCGACGGAAGTTGCACCTCAGCGTCGACTTCCGTCCCATGTAACACCAGTCATCCCCTGTAGTGCCGCCAGAGCATCGGCGGCACCTTTTTCCTGGCGACCACAAGGCCCCCGCCCGCACAGGAAACGAAGATAAGAGGTTCATCACCATGTCGAACAAGTCGAGAAGCCGCAAACAGACCCGTCACGCTCCCGCCATGTCGCCGTTGCTGCGCGCGCTGACTTTCAGCCGTGCCGCACACGAGCCGATCACGCGGGCCATGCTGCTGCAAGCCTACGCGAGTCTCGACGCGTTCCGCCGCGGGCAAGGCTCGCGCGAGCTCTTCACGACGCTCGGCCGGCAACTGCTCATCGCGGAAGAACTCAGCCGCATCGGCCATGTGCCCGAAGCGATCGACGATATCGCCGAAGCGCAGATCGCGATGACCGATATCGACGGCGCTGAAAAGGCGCACGGCAAGTGGACGGTCGAAGGCGACAACTACGCGTGGCTGACCATCGCGCTGGATGCGTTCGACCGCCAGCTCGCCGTTGCTTCGCTGGAAGATATCGCCAAGGCGGAAGCGCGGATGATCGAAGGGCTGATGCGCACCGAGCAGGAATTCGCGCACCCCGTCGCCGCCTGAGCACACGGCCTGGCGCGCCGCCCTTTCAGGCGGCGCGATGGAACGCGGAAACCGCGAGAGCTAGAGCTTCAGCAGCTCCGCCTGCATCCAGTCATGCACCTGATGGCTGAGTTCCTGCGGTGACCGCTCGACGGGCGACAGCGTCGGACCAATGACGACGCGGATTTCCCCGGCACCCATCGGCCAGCCTTTCGCGGGCCACACCTTGCCGGCGTTGTGCACCACGGGCACGATCAGCGCGCCCGTGGCACAAGCCAGACGCACGCCGCCCGACGTGAGCTTGACGGGCGCGCCGTGCGGCACCCGCGTGCCTTCCGGAAAGATCACCACCATGTCGCCTTTCGCGAGCCGCTCCGCCGCTTCGCGCGTCACGGCGAGGTGCGCCTGGCGTGGCGAGCCGCGATCCAGGCTCACCATGTCGAGCCCCTTCAGCACCCAGCCGAAGAACGGAATGCGCAGCAAGTCCTGCTTGAACACAAAGCTGATCCGGCGCGGAAAGAGCGCGAGGAACGCGAGCGTTTCCCACGTCGATTCGTGGCGGCACAGGACGATCGACGGTTCCTTCGGCAAATGTTCGAGGCCCTCTATCGAGCAGCGAATGCCGAACGCCGCGCGCATCACCGCGACGAGCGCCCTGCACCACAGCGCCGCGAGCCGGTAGCGCGCCGACCGGCTGACGAACGGATACAGCAGCAGCATCACCGTGGACCAGATCGTTCCGCTTCCCAGCAGATAGATGATGAACAGCCATTTTTTGAGTACAGCGCGCATGTTGTGTGACATCGACGGAAAGTGAGAAGGCGTGAGCCAAACCCAGATACTACCGGCGATGAAAAGATCGCATGCGACAAAGCCGCGGCGCAGCTCGACCCGACGCGCGGCGCGCAGAAAAGAAAACGCCGGCCAAGGCCGGCGTTCATGCTGTAGTTTTGAAGGCCGCGGTCGCCTGACGGCGCCGGAAGGCTAGACATTCGGCAAAAGTTCGCGCCGTGTGGCGCTCACGCTTTGCAGACGGTTCAACCCTTCGCCTCTTTTGGTTTATCGCGTTACGCGCAAACTTCCCCCGTGCGCAAGCAGAGTATCGCCGACCCGCACGCGCCGTTATGTGGTCAA
Coding sequences within:
- a CDS encoding FUSC family protein, which produces MTVQQQDWFTNLMRAPEARRFGRTLTGCVLSYGAARLAGLPEGYWALITTMIVVTQPSLTQAITTARDQIIGACIGGIVGGIGLVVMDRGIEPLTVFSVALLPLAALAAARPGLRLACVTLVIVVLVPGDSGSAFVRPLHRVAEILIGAAAAFVATVVWPNRALKGAHRKARECLETLAQMIEHKLAFSRDDAQMARLEQRSLAAQTALADALQEAGREHVFVPILRGSSDAIDKVPPFLSRLHRDVLVFGQALVHTCVGDEVPHLDQAWSAVPRALSQLADAVGAIPLNKPKLQDARTTLDPLLKRVNERVDGANATLAPGIELVMALIVKDTDGLVQVLTPTGKTKAP
- the treF gene encoding alpha,alpha-trehalase TreF — encoded protein: MPMQQAHARRVLSTTLCAAALLVAYMPPGTAQTPAANQAGVSGNASPVVAVPPSELYGALYRDVELAHLYPDSKTFADMVPNAPPQQIVADYARQKDGAQFALKSFVEQRFTLPARETKNYVSDPNQSITAHIDTLWSVLRRDPDASASPWSSLLPLPYPYIVPGDRFDEIYYWDSYFIMLGLRQSGREELLKNELDNFAILIDRYGHIPNGNRTYYLSRSQPPFFAQMVRLAADREGDQVYLRYLPQLRKEYAYWMDGHDKIAAGSAYRHLVRLPDGTLLNRYWDERATPRDESYREDVATAQATPQRNAEDLWRNLRAGGETGWDFSSRWFTDGKTLATIEVTSLIPVDLNCLLVDLERTLAKAYRVQGDASHAENLEQRAAARADAIRRVLWDPQLDAFGDYDFIAHRLTHRLSAATVYPLYAGVATKAQAAAVAATIRARLLRPGGLATTTVNTGQQWDEPNGWAPLQYLAVTGLRRYGHADLAQQIATRWIGTNVTYYQHTGKLVEKYDVDAKAGTTAAGGGEYPLQDGFGWTNGVLRTLMAMYPDAAGPSTRPADVPAGPAGVSEAASAAAAAPKTTHRLRATPAQ
- a CDS encoding lysophospholipid acyltransferase family protein: MRAVLKKWLFIIYLLGSGTIWSTVMLLLYPFVSRSARYRLAALWCRALVAVMRAAFGIRCSIEGLEHLPKEPSIVLCRHESTWETLAFLALFPRRISFVFKQDLLRIPFFGWVLKGLDMVSLDRGSPRQAHLAVTREAAERLAKGDMVVIFPEGTRVPHGAPVKLTSGGVRLACATGALIVPVVHNAGKVWPAKGWPMGAGEIRVVIGPTLSPVERSPQELSHQVHDWMQAELLKL